A genome region from Primulina eburnea isolate SZY01 chromosome 9, ASM2296580v1, whole genome shotgun sequence includes the following:
- the LOC140842017 gene encoding arogenate dehydratase 2-like isoform X1, producing MWIFRKRLRDAYQSCLQKKDLKPNPFPMAATIARMNPLQFKDKNPYQTPSIAVDLPRRWSHPCTRIKRRPSTLFAQLNDEGPRLRVAYQGVPGAYSESAALTAYPNCEPVPRPDFETCFLAVESGLVDRAVLPIENSLGGSIHRNYDLLFRHRLHIVGEKKLLIRHCLLANPNVKVEDLKSVHSHPQALAQCENTLTNLGMVRVAVDDTAGAAKDDSYSVTRFIMLARRKPIISGTDKPFKTSIVFSLEEGPGKLCKALDVFDKAKINLTKIESRPLQKQASWTLTDNIIGFPKCFGYMFYADFEASMAENRTQDAMGRLEELATSLRVFGSYRADDHSFQ from the exons ATGTGGATTTTCAGAAAGAGGCTGCGGGATGCTTATCAATCATGCCTGCAG AAGAAAGATTTGAAGCCAAATCCCTTTCCGATGGCGGCCACCATAGCCCGGATGAACCCTCTGCAATTCAAAGACAAAAACCCTTATCAGACTCCTAGTATCGCCGTTGATCTCCCCAGACGGTGGAGTCACCCATGCACCAGAATTAAAAGAA GGCCTTCGACGTTATTCGCTCAATTGAACGATGAAGGGCCTCGTCTCCGTGTTGCTTATCAG GGGGTTCCAGGTGCATATAGTGAGTCTGCAGCATTGACGGCATACCCAAATTGTGAACCAGTTCCACGCCCAGACTTTGAAACTTGTTTTCTG GCTGTTGAAAGTGGGCTCGTTGATAGAGCAGTACTGCCAATAGAAAATTCTTTGGGTGGCAGCATTCACAGAAATTATGATCTTCTATTTCGACATAGATTGCATATTGTTGGAGAAAAGAAACTTTTAATCAGACATTGCTTACTAGCGAACCCCAACGTCAAGGTTGAAGATTTAAAGAGCGTTCATAGCCATCCACAG GCGCTTGCACAGTGTGAGAACACATTAACTAACTTAGGAATGGTGCGAGTAGCTGTGGATGATACAGCTGGGGCTGCCAAG GATGATTCTTACAGCGTCACTCGGTTCATTATGCTGGCAAGGCGGAAACCTATTATATCTGGCACCGATAAGCCTTTCAAG ACAAGTATAGTCTTTTCTCTTGAGGAAGGTCCGGGAAAGCTTTGTAAAGCACTCGACGTGTTCGACAAGGCGAAAATCAATCTTACCAAG ATCGAAAGCCGTCCACTGCAGAAGCAAGCTTCGTGGACACTTACTGATAATATCATTGGTTTTCCAAA ATGCTTCGGTTATATGTTCTATGCTGATTTCGAAGCATCCATGGCGGAAAACCGAACACAAGATGCCATGGGTCGTCTAGAG GAGTTGGCAACAAGTTTGAGGGTTTTTGGGAGTTACCGTGCAGATGATCATAGCTTTCAATGA
- the LOC140842017 gene encoding arogenate dehydratase 2-like isoform X2, translated as MWIFRKRLRDAYQSCLQKDLKPNPFPMAATIARMNPLQFKDKNPYQTPSIAVDLPRRWSHPCTRIKRRPSTLFAQLNDEGPRLRVAYQGVPGAYSESAALTAYPNCEPVPRPDFETCFLAVESGLVDRAVLPIENSLGGSIHRNYDLLFRHRLHIVGEKKLLIRHCLLANPNVKVEDLKSVHSHPQALAQCENTLTNLGMVRVAVDDTAGAAKDDSYSVTRFIMLARRKPIISGTDKPFKTSIVFSLEEGPGKLCKALDVFDKAKINLTKIESRPLQKQASWTLTDNIIGFPKCFGYMFYADFEASMAENRTQDAMGRLEELATSLRVFGSYRADDHSFQ; from the exons ATGTGGATTTTCAGAAAGAGGCTGCGGGATGCTTATCAATCATGCCTGCAG AAAGATTTGAAGCCAAATCCCTTTCCGATGGCGGCCACCATAGCCCGGATGAACCCTCTGCAATTCAAAGACAAAAACCCTTATCAGACTCCTAGTATCGCCGTTGATCTCCCCAGACGGTGGAGTCACCCATGCACCAGAATTAAAAGAA GGCCTTCGACGTTATTCGCTCAATTGAACGATGAAGGGCCTCGTCTCCGTGTTGCTTATCAG GGGGTTCCAGGTGCATATAGTGAGTCTGCAGCATTGACGGCATACCCAAATTGTGAACCAGTTCCACGCCCAGACTTTGAAACTTGTTTTCTG GCTGTTGAAAGTGGGCTCGTTGATAGAGCAGTACTGCCAATAGAAAATTCTTTGGGTGGCAGCATTCACAGAAATTATGATCTTCTATTTCGACATAGATTGCATATTGTTGGAGAAAAGAAACTTTTAATCAGACATTGCTTACTAGCGAACCCCAACGTCAAGGTTGAAGATTTAAAGAGCGTTCATAGCCATCCACAG GCGCTTGCACAGTGTGAGAACACATTAACTAACTTAGGAATGGTGCGAGTAGCTGTGGATGATACAGCTGGGGCTGCCAAG GATGATTCTTACAGCGTCACTCGGTTCATTATGCTGGCAAGGCGGAAACCTATTATATCTGGCACCGATAAGCCTTTCAAG ACAAGTATAGTCTTTTCTCTTGAGGAAGGTCCGGGAAAGCTTTGTAAAGCACTCGACGTGTTCGACAAGGCGAAAATCAATCTTACCAAG ATCGAAAGCCGTCCACTGCAGAAGCAAGCTTCGTGGACACTTACTGATAATATCATTGGTTTTCCAAA ATGCTTCGGTTATATGTTCTATGCTGATTTCGAAGCATCCATGGCGGAAAACCGAACACAAGATGCCATGGGTCGTCTAGAG GAGTTGGCAACAAGTTTGAGGGTTTTTGGGAGTTACCGTGCAGATGATCATAGCTTTCAATGA
- the LOC140842017 gene encoding arogenate dehydratase 2-like isoform X3 has product MDNKKDLKPNPFPMAATIARMNPLQFKDKNPYQTPSIAVDLPRRWSHPCTRIKRRPSTLFAQLNDEGPRLRVAYQGVPGAYSESAALTAYPNCEPVPRPDFETCFLAVESGLVDRAVLPIENSLGGSIHRNYDLLFRHRLHIVGEKKLLIRHCLLANPNVKVEDLKSVHSHPQALAQCENTLTNLGMVRVAVDDTAGAAKDDSYSVTRFIMLARRKPIISGTDKPFKTSIVFSLEEGPGKLCKALDVFDKAKINLTKIESRPLQKQASWTLTDNIIGFPKCFGYMFYADFEASMAENRTQDAMGRLEELATSLRVFGSYRADDHSFQ; this is encoded by the exons ATGGATAAC AAGAAAGATTTGAAGCCAAATCCCTTTCCGATGGCGGCCACCATAGCCCGGATGAACCCTCTGCAATTCAAAGACAAAAACCCTTATCAGACTCCTAGTATCGCCGTTGATCTCCCCAGACGGTGGAGTCACCCATGCACCAGAATTAAAAGAA GGCCTTCGACGTTATTCGCTCAATTGAACGATGAAGGGCCTCGTCTCCGTGTTGCTTATCAG GGGGTTCCAGGTGCATATAGTGAGTCTGCAGCATTGACGGCATACCCAAATTGTGAACCAGTTCCACGCCCAGACTTTGAAACTTGTTTTCTG GCTGTTGAAAGTGGGCTCGTTGATAGAGCAGTACTGCCAATAGAAAATTCTTTGGGTGGCAGCATTCACAGAAATTATGATCTTCTATTTCGACATAGATTGCATATTGTTGGAGAAAAGAAACTTTTAATCAGACATTGCTTACTAGCGAACCCCAACGTCAAGGTTGAAGATTTAAAGAGCGTTCATAGCCATCCACAG GCGCTTGCACAGTGTGAGAACACATTAACTAACTTAGGAATGGTGCGAGTAGCTGTGGATGATACAGCTGGGGCTGCCAAG GATGATTCTTACAGCGTCACTCGGTTCATTATGCTGGCAAGGCGGAAACCTATTATATCTGGCACCGATAAGCCTTTCAAG ACAAGTATAGTCTTTTCTCTTGAGGAAGGTCCGGGAAAGCTTTGTAAAGCACTCGACGTGTTCGACAAGGCGAAAATCAATCTTACCAAG ATCGAAAGCCGTCCACTGCAGAAGCAAGCTTCGTGGACACTTACTGATAATATCATTGGTTTTCCAAA ATGCTTCGGTTATATGTTCTATGCTGATTTCGAAGCATCCATGGCGGAAAACCGAACACAAGATGCCATGGGTCGTCTAGAG GAGTTGGCAACAAGTTTGAGGGTTTTTGGGAGTTACCGTGCAGATGATCATAGCTTTCAATGA
- the LOC140842018 gene encoding arogenate dehydratase 2-like, which produces MVATTARMNPLQFEDKNPYQTPSIAVNLPKRWSHPCTRIRRPSTLFALLNDEGPRLRVAYQGVPGSYSESAALTAYPNCEPVPRPDFETCFVAVESGLIDRAVLPIENSLGGSIHRNYDLLFQHRLHIVGEKKLLIRHCLLANPNVKVEDLKSVHSHPQALAHCENTLTNLGLVRVVVDDTAEAAKDYSYSVTRFIMLARRRIKPGTDKPFKTSIVFSLEEGPGELRKVLRVFDKMKINLTKIETRPLQKQASQTLADNIIGFPKCFGYIFYVDFEASMAEKRTQDAIRRLEELATFLRVFGSYPADDSFQ; this is translated from the exons ATGGTGGCCACCACAGCCCGGATGAACCCTCTGCAATTCGAAGACAAAAACCCTTATCAGACTCCCAGTATCGCCGTTAATCTCCCCAAACGGTGGAGTCACCCATGCACCAGAATTAGAA GGCCTTCCACGTTATTCGCGCTATTGAACGATGAAGGGCCTCGTCTCCGTGTTGCTTATCAG GGGGTTCCAGGTTCATATAGTGAGTCTGCAGCATTGACGGCATACCCAAATTGTGAACCAGTTCCACGCCCAGACTTTGAAACTTGTTTTGTG GCTGTTGAAAGTGGGCTCATTGATAGAGCAGTACTGCCAATTGAAAATTCTTTGGGTGGCAGCATTCACAGGAATTATGATCTTCTATTTCAACATAGATTGCATATTGTTGGAgaaaagaaacttttaattagACATTGCTTACTAGCGAACCCCAACGTCAAGGTTGAAGATTTAAAGAGTGTTCATAGCCATCCACAG GCGCTTGCACACTGTGAGAACACATTAACTAACTTAGGACTGGTGAGAGTAGTTGTGGATGATACTGCTGAGGCTGCAAAG GATTATTCTTACAGCGTCACTCGGTTCATTATGCTGGCAAGGAGACGTATTAAACCTGGCACCGATAAGCCTTTCAAG ACAAGTATAGTCTTCTCTCTTGAGGAAGGTCCGGGAGAGCTTCGTAAAGTACTCAGAGTGTTCGATAAGATGAAAATCAATCTTACCAAG ATCGAAACCCGTCCACTGCAGAAGCAAGCTTCGCAGACACTTGCTGATAATATCATTGGTTTTCCAAA ATGCTTTGGTTATATTTTCTATGTTGATTTCGAAGCATCCATGGCGGAAAAGCGAACACAAGATGCCATTCGTCGTCTAGAG GAGTTGGCAACATTTTTGAGGGTTTTTGGGAGTTACCCTGCAGATGATAGCTTTCAATGA
- the LOC140842015 gene encoding LOW QUALITY PROTEIN: glutamate--tRNA ligase, cytoplasmic-like (The sequence of the model RefSeq protein was modified relative to this genomic sequence to represent the inferred CDS: deleted 1 base in 1 codon), with translation MELHFSADSPPLAAIAAAKIAGVSLTTNSTLAPGSTPALALSNGQRLQGAYVLLKYVGRTASIPDFYERDAYQSCQIDEWLDYAPIFGSGSEFEGACGSVDEYLLEHTFLVGNSLSIADVAIWAGLAGTGLRWENLRKSKKYQNLVRWFNSISVEYDGVLCEFLATYIGKRGSGKSIPSKSKDLQTSSSRSLAKEKGVHVNETAGGRSAFDLDLPDAEVGKVKLRFAPEPSGYLHIGHSKAALSNQYFAHRYKGQLIVRFDDTNPDKESSEFVDNLLKDIETLGIKYDAVTYTSDYFPQLMEMAEKLIRQGKAYVDDTPREKMKQERMDGVESRCRNNSVEENLNLWKEMIAGSERGLMCCLRGKLDMQDPNKSLRDPVYYRCNLTPHHRIGSRYKLYPTYDFCCPFVDAVEGITHALRSSEYHDRNDQYHRIQSDMGFRKVHIYEFSRLNMVYTLLSKRKLLWFVQNGKVEGWDDPRFPTVQGIVRRGLKIEALIQFILEQGASKNLNLMEWDKLWAINKKIIDPICPRYTAVVEERVLLILTDGPSNPFVRVLPKHKKYEGAGEKAVSYSNKIWIEYADAESISIDEEVTLKDWGNAIVKEIKKDQNGIITQLVGVLNLKGNVKTTKLKLTWLPDSNELVRLMLVDFDYLITKKKLEEDEDFTDVVNPCTRKETLALGESDMRNLKRGDIIQLERKGYYRCDVPLIRSSKPIVLFAIPDGKQQTMTK, from the exons ATGGAACTCCATTTCTCCGCCGATTCTCCTCCTCTTGCCGCCATCGCCGCCGCGAAAATCGCCGGTGTCTCTCTCACAACAAATTCAACTCTTGCTCCCGGCTCTACACCAGCTCTTGCCTTATCTAACGG ACAGAGGCTGCAAGGAGCCTATGTACTTCTGAAATATGTGGGTAGGACTGCCAGCATTCCTGATTTCTATGAGAGGGATGCTTATCAATCATGCCAG ATTGATGAATGGCTTGACTATGCTCCTATCTTTGGTTCTGGGTCTGAATTTGAGGGAGCATGCGGCTCAGTGGATGAATATTTGCTGGAACATACTTTTCTAGTAGGCAACAGTCTTTCAATTGCGGATGTAGCAATCTGGGCTGGTCTTGCAG GAACTGGTTTGAGATGGGAAAATTTGAGAAAATCCAAGAAGTACCAAAACCTTGTTCGGTGGTTCAACTCGATATCTGTTGAATATGATGGTGTGCTATGTGAATTTCTTGCAACCTATATCGGGAAAAGAGGCTCTGGAAAATCAATACCATCAAAGTCGAAAGATTTGCAAACTTCTAGTTCTCGATCCCTCGCTAAGGAGAAAGGTGTCCACGTGAATGAAACAGCAGGTGGCCGATCCGCCTTTGATCTGGATCTCCCTGATGCTGAGGTTGGCAAAGTGAAGTTGCGGTTTGCACCAGAACCCAGTGGCTATCTTCATATAGGTCATTCAAAAGCGGCCTTATCGAACCAATACTTTGCCCACCGGTATAAAGGACAGCTGATTGTGAGATTTGACGACACAAACCCTGACAAGGAAAGTAGTGAGTTTGTGGATAATCTTCTTAAAGATATTGAAACTCTAGGGATTAAATATGATGCTGTGACATACACATCAGACTACTTTCCCCAACTCATGGAAATGGCTGAGAAATTGATCCGTCAGGGCAAGGCCTATGTCGATGATACCCCGCGTGAAAAAATGAAGCAGGAAAGGATGGATGGTGTAGAATCaagatgcagaaataacagtgTGGAGGAGAATCTCAATTTGTGGAAAGAAATGATAGCTGGCTCAGAGAGGGGATTAATGTGCTGTCTACGGGGGAAACTGGACATGCAAGACCCT AATAAATCACTTCGGGATCCAGTGTATTACCGCTGTAACTTGACGCCTCATCACAGGATCGGATCTAGATACAAATTATATCCAACATACGACTTTTGTTGTCCATTTGTTGATGCCGTGGAAGGTATCACACATGCTCTTCGATCTAGTGAATACCATGATCGAAATGACCAATATCATAGAATTCAATCTGATATGGGATTTAGAAAGGTCCATATATATGAGTTTAGTCGGCTGAATATGGTGTACACACTTCTTAGCAAGCGCAAGCTTCTGTGGTTTGTCCAAAATGGCAAGGTTGAAGGATGGGATGATCCTCGTTTTCCTACAGTTCAAGGAATAGTGCGCAGGGGCCTGAAGATTGAAGCACTGATACAATTCATCTTGGAACAG GGGGCCTCCAAGAATCTCAATCTCATGGAATGGGACAAACTCTGGGCAATCAATAAGAAGATTATTGATCCGATATGTCCCAGGTATACTGCTGTGGTGGAAGAACGTGTATTGCTGATTCTAACTGATGGTCCCAGCAACCCCTTTGTGCGAGTTTTGCCCAAACACAAGAAATATGAAGGTGCTGGAGAGAAGGCCGTGtcttattcaaataaaatatggaTTGAGTATGCTGATGCGGAGTCGATCTCAATTGATGAGGAGGTGACTTTAAAGGATTGGGGAAATGCAATTGTGAAGGAAATCAAGAAAGATCAAAACGGCATCATAACTCAGCTTGTGGGAGTTTTGAATCTCAAAGGAAATGTTAAGACAACAAAATTGAAACTCACATGGCTTCCAGATTCCAATGAGCTCGTCAGATTAATGCTCGTGGACTTTGACTATCTCATCACAAAGAAAAAG CTTGAGGAAGATGAAGATTTCACTGATGTGGTCAATCCCTGTACGAGGAAGGAGACGCTGGCACTCGGGGAATCTGATATGCGGAACTTGAAGCGTGGAGACATAATACAACTGGAGAGGAAAGGGTATTACAGATGTGATGTCCCTTTGATTCGGTCTTCGAAACCGATTGTCCTGTTTGCAATTCCAGACGGTAAGCAGCAAACCATGACGAAGTAG
- the LOC140842022 gene encoding nectarin-1-like, which translates to MAAGACRVLALMAIMLVAGRVSADPDMLQDICVADLASAIKVNGFVCKSNATADDFFSAALANPGATNNTFGSLVTGANVQRIPGLNTLGVSLARIDYAPGGLNPPHTHPRATEIVFVLYGELEVGFITTANVLYTKIIKKGEIFVFPRGLVHFQKNNRKVPAAVIAAFNSQLPGTQSIATTLFGASPPVPDNVLAKAFQIATPEVQKIKSRFAPK; encoded by the exons ATGGCCGCCGGCGCCTGCAGAGTTCTAGCACTCATGGCTATTATGTTGGTCGCCGGAAGAGTTTCGGCCGATCCGGACATGCTTCAAGATATATGTGTGGCTGATCTTGCTTCTG CTATTAAAGTCAACGGATTTGTGTGTAAGTCAAACGCGACGGCGGACGATTTCTTCTCCGCCGCCCTGGCCAATCCCGGCGCCACCAACAACACCTTCGGATCACTAGTTACAGGTGCCAACGTGCAGAGAATCCCAGGCCTAAACACCCTCGGCGTTTCCCTCGCCAGGATCGACTACGCCCCCGGCGGTCTCAACCCACCACACACTCACCCACGTGCCACCGAGATCGTGTTCGTCCTCTACGGTGAGCTGGAAGTTGGCTTCATCACCACCGCGAATGTCCTCTACACTAAGATCATAAAAAAAGGCGAGATCTTCGTCTTCCCTAGAGGCCTCGTCCACTTCCAGAAGAACAATAGGAAAGTTCCGGCTGCTGTGATTGCCGCCTTCAATAGTCAGCTGCCGGGTACACAGTCCATCGCCACCACCTTGTTCGGGGCTTCGCCGCCTGTGCCGGATAATGTTTTGGCAAAAGCCTTCCAGATTGCGACGCCGGAAGTTCAGAAGATAAAGTCCAGATTCGCACCCAAATGA